One window of Hippoglossus stenolepis isolate QCI-W04-F060 chromosome 1, HSTE1.2, whole genome shotgun sequence genomic DNA carries:
- the kifc3 gene encoding kinesin-like protein KIFC3 isoform X4: MYVLCTLAVLTLHSLFKSRNKAVEPDRTSEAAEQKAHLQDGGDADLCRVPRTLGQGDDAMKKVDNRGQRSCRAEGKRKRGGGMRNVPVNRTQVQPVQRSSALLCPSVMFGTRKTWDLSHAPCLQELWKKDISLDASSLDFLMSDGEDDNSFLSLPNATFSQRPSLTAELTETSAPSQQLLIQKVTWSCWWTPAHTLQDKVCEFQSRLRSEEVTRHLLVQQLQQQSVQEKTCGGGGTVGGVQAPQEERLSAPPNGEQPSDCFSRQEEQLVIRLRTQVEELEKKLLDQTQEVERLRSELGATDLEKQLELLEVENERLKQELKSWRSSELQKLDAAAETCSCSHCPHSQDADSLRREVSRWENQARQRERRLAELERELLEKSSRVEALHRQLDDSTRQLEESRQRQEEAERKLALRLHECEQEMARQAAAPSRVKYVTQTVEVESADSQKALVEMQTKNAALQEQLSLQRQLLRELETQLHESQRTCAQLRTQLLADRGRLCGLLSTTIGGGNSEEVRRLSKILVYEGEMERAQGQLEVEMQNLEEEKNRVIEEAFIRAESEMKAVHENLAGVRMNLLSLQPALRTLTCDYNCLKRQVQEFPFMLDKAITEAKQEICQVISEVSSTNQDLLRKYKREMNLRKKCHNELVRLKGNIRVFCRVRPVSQEEQDAADAKTMLSFDSDDDAVLYLSSKGKMMTFELDKVFPPRATQAEVFQEVQSLVTSCIDGFNVCIFAYGQTGSGKTYTMEGVVNDPGINQRGLRLLFSEVTEKAPDWDYKISVSMVEIYNETLRDLLGENPTDKLDIKMNPDGSGQLYVPGLTEFPVQSPEDINRVFELGHMNRATACTNLNEHSSRSHALLIITVCGFNAATGNRTQGKLNLVDLAGSERIGKSGAEGSRLREAQCINKSLSALGDVINALRSKHAHVPFRNSRLTYLLQDSLSGDSKTLMMVQVSPLPSNISESVCSLKFAQRVRSIELSSSSSRRHENSSTSSSPTHDSIELDSPPVTPLPLPISRASSAGSTLSSASRTPSGSRRRSQSQLSTGRLKLTA, from the exons ccgGTCCAGCGGTCCAGTGCTCTGCTCTGTCCGTCGGTCATGTTCGGAACAAGAAAGACCTGGGACCTCAGCCACGCCCCCTGCCTGCAGGAGCTCTGGAAGAAAGACATCTCATTGGACG CGAGCTCACTGGACTTCCTGATGAGTGATGGTGAAGACGACAACTCCTTCCTATCTCTGCCCAATGCTACCTTCTCACAGCGCCCCTCTCTGACCGCAGAGCTGACCGAAACAAGCGCACCCAGCCAGCAGCTGCTCATCCAG AAGGTCACCTGGTCCTGCTGGTGGACTCCTGCCCAC actCTACAGGACAAAGTGTGTGAGTTTCAGTCTCGTCTTCGCTCTGAAGAAGTCACTCGTCACTTGCTcgtccagcagctgcagcagcagagcgtcCAGGAGAAGACGTGTGGAGGAGGCGGGACTGTCGGAGGAGTCCAGGCGCCGCAGGAGGAGCGTCTGTCAGCGCCGCCAAACG gtgaacaaccTTCAGATTGTTTCAGCCGTCAAGAAGAGCAGCTCGTTATTCGGCTGCGCACACAG gtggaggagctggagaagaagctgTTGGATCAGactcaggaggtggagagactTCGCTCAGAGCTG GGGGCGACAGACCTGGAGAagcagctggagctgctggaggtggagaacGAGCGTCTGAAGCAGGAGCTGAAGTCATGGAGGAGCTCAGAGCTTCAGAAGCTCGACGCTGCAGCAGAGAcgtgcagctgcagccactgCCCCCACAGCCAG GACGCAGACTCCCTGCGCAGGGAGGTGTCGCGCTGGGAGAACCAGGCCCGGCAGAGGGAGCGTCGTCTGGCTGAGCTGGAGCGAGAGCTGCTGGAGAAGAGCTCCAGGGTGGAGGCTCTCCACCGACAGCTGGATGATTCCACCCGGCAGCTGGAGGAGtcgaggcagaggcaggaagaggctgaGCGGAAACTCGCTCTGCGACTGCACGAGTGCGAGCAGGAGATGGCCAGACAGGCTGCAGCGCCCTCTAGGGTCAAG TACGTGACTCAGACGGTGGAGGTGGAGTCGGCCGACTCGCAGAAAGCTCTGGTTGAGATGCAGACGAAGAACGCCGCCCTGCAGGAGCAGCTTTCTCTCCAGAGGCAACTGCTGAGGGAGCTGGAGACGCAGCTGCACGAGTCGCAGAGGACCTGCGCTCAGCTCAGGACGCAG CTGCTCGCCGATCGAGGCCGTCTCTGCGGCCTCCTCTCCACAACCATCGGCGGAGGGAACAGTGAGGAGGTTCGCAGGTTGTCTAAG ATCCTGGTGTACgagggagagatggagcgaGCGCAGGGTCAGCTGGAGGTGGAGATGCagaacctggaggaggagaagaaccgAGTGATCGAGGAGGCGTTCATCAGAGCCGAGAGCGAGATGAAGGCCGTGCACGAGAACCTGGCAG GAGTGCGTATGAACCTGCTCAGTCTGCAGCCGGCTCTCAGGACTCTCACCTGCGACTACAACTGTCTGAAGCGGCAGGTGCAGGAGTTTCCCTTCATGCTGGATAAAGCCATCACCGAGGCGAAGCAGGAG ATCTGTCAGGTGATCAGCGAGGTGAGCAGCACAAACCAGGATCTGCTGCGTAAATACAAGCGGGAGATGAACCTGAGGAAGAAATGTCACAACGAGCTGGTTCGACTCAAAG GTAACATCCGTGTTTTCTGCCGCGTCCGCCCGGTCagtcaggaggagcaggacgcCGCCGACGCCAAAACCATGCTGAGCTTTGACTCGGATGACGACGCCGTCCTCTACCTCTCCAGCAAGGGCAAGATGATGACTTTTGAACTGGACAAAGTTTTCCCTCCTCGGGCCACGCAGGCGGAG GTGTTTCAGGAAGTGCAGTCTCTGGTCACTTCCTGTATCGACGGCTTTAACGTCTGCATCTTCGCCTACGGACAGACCGGCTCTGGGAAGACCTACACCATGGAG GGCGTAGTGAACGACCCCGGCATCAACCAGCGAGGGCTGCGTCTGCTCTTCTCCGAGGTGACGGAGAAAGCTCCAGACTGGGACTACAAGATCAGCGTCAGCATGGTGGAGATCTACAACGAGACGCTGCG GGACCTGCTGGGCGAGAATCCCACGGACAAACTGGACATAAAGATGAATCCTGACGGCAGCGGACAGCTCTATGTACCCGGACTGACTGAGTTCCCTGTGCAGAGCCCAGAGGACATCAACAGG GTGTTTGAGTTGGGTCACATGAACAGAGCGACGGCCTGCACCAACCTGAACGAACACAGCTCTCGCTCACACGCTCTGCTCATCATCACCGTGTGTGGGTTCAATGCCGCCACTGGAAACCGCAcacaag GTAAACTGAACCTGGTGGACCTGGCGGGCTCGGAGCGGATCGGTAAGTCGGGGGCGGAGGGCAGTCGTCTCAGAGAGGCTCAGTGCATCAACAAATCTCTGTCGGCGCTCGGTGATGTCATCAACGCGCTGCGGAGCAAACATGCCCACGTCCCGTTCAGAAACTCCCGCCTCACctacctgctgcaggactctcTGAGCGGAGACAGCAAGACGCTGATGATGGTGCag GTTTCCCCGTTGCCTAGCAACATAAGCGAGTCGGTCTGCTCGCTGAAGTTCGCTCAGCGCGTTCGCAGCATCGAGCTCAGCTCTTCGTCCTCCAGGAGACACGAGAACTCGTCCACCTCGTCCTCGCCGACGCACGACAGCATCGAG ctcgACTCCCCCCCGGtcacccccctccctctccccatcTCTCGGGCGAGCAGCGCAggctccaccctctcctccgcctccagAACCCCGAGCGGCTCCCGCAGGAGGTCCCAGTCCCAACTGTCCACAg GACGACTGAAGCTGACGGCCTGA
- the kifc3 gene encoding kinesin-like protein KIFC3 isoform X2 produces MYVLCTLAVLTLHSLFKSRNKAVEPDRTSEAAEQKAHLQDGGDADLCRVPRTLGQGDDAMKKVDNRGQRSCRAEGKRKRGGGMRNVPVNRTQVQPVQRSSALLCPSVMFGTRKTWDLSHAPCLQELWKKDISLDASSLDFLMSDGEDDNSFLSLPNATFSQRPSLTAELTETSAPSQQLLIQKVTWSCWWTPAHTLQDKVCEFQSRLRSEEVTRHLLVQQLQQQSVQEKTCGGGGTVGGVQAPQEERLSAPPNGEQPSDCFSRQEEQLVIRLRTQVEELEKKLLDQTQEVERLRSELGATDLEKQLELLEVENERLKQELKSWRSSELQKLDAAAETCSCSHCPHSQDADSLRREVSRWENQARQRERRLAELERELLEKSSRVEALHRQLDDSTRQLEESRQRQEEAERKLALRLHECEQEMARQAAAPSRVKYVTQTVEVESADSQKALVEMQTKNAALQEQLSLQRQLLRELETQLHESQRTCAQLRTQLLADRGRLCGLLSTTIGGGNSEEVRRLSKILVYEGEMERAQGQLEVEMQNLEEEKNRVIEEAFIRAESEMKAVHENLAGVRMNLLSLQPALRTLTCDYNCLKRQVQEFPFMLDKAITEAKQEICQVISEVSSTNQDLLRKYKREMNLRKKCHNELVRLKGNIRVFCRVRPVSQEEQDAADAKTMLSFDSDDDAVLYLSSKGKMMTFELDKVFPPRATQAEVFQEVQSLVTSCIDGFNVCIFAYGQTGSGKTYTMEGVVNDPGINQRGLRLLFSEVTEKAPDWDYKISVSMVEIYNETLRDLLGENPTDKLDIKMNPDGSGQLYVPGLTEFPVQSPEDINRVFELGHMNRATACTNLNEHSSRSHALLIITVCGFNAATGNRTQGKLNLVDLAGSERIGKSGAEGSRLREAQCINKSLSALGDVINALRSKHAHVPFRNSRLTYLLQDSLSGDSKTLMMVQVSPLPSNISESVCSLKFAQRVRSIELSSSSSRRHENSSTSSSPTHDSIELDSPPVTPLPLPISRASSAGSTLSSASRTPSGSRRRSQSQLSTDRQVDRASPLVGDGGQDD; encoded by the exons ccgGTCCAGCGGTCCAGTGCTCTGCTCTGTCCGTCGGTCATGTTCGGAACAAGAAAGACCTGGGACCTCAGCCACGCCCCCTGCCTGCAGGAGCTCTGGAAGAAAGACATCTCATTGGACG CGAGCTCACTGGACTTCCTGATGAGTGATGGTGAAGACGACAACTCCTTCCTATCTCTGCCCAATGCTACCTTCTCACAGCGCCCCTCTCTGACCGCAGAGCTGACCGAAACAAGCGCACCCAGCCAGCAGCTGCTCATCCAG AAGGTCACCTGGTCCTGCTGGTGGACTCCTGCCCAC actCTACAGGACAAAGTGTGTGAGTTTCAGTCTCGTCTTCGCTCTGAAGAAGTCACTCGTCACTTGCTcgtccagcagctgcagcagcagagcgtcCAGGAGAAGACGTGTGGAGGAGGCGGGACTGTCGGAGGAGTCCAGGCGCCGCAGGAGGAGCGTCTGTCAGCGCCGCCAAACG gtgaacaaccTTCAGATTGTTTCAGCCGTCAAGAAGAGCAGCTCGTTATTCGGCTGCGCACACAG gtggaggagctggagaagaagctgTTGGATCAGactcaggaggtggagagactTCGCTCAGAGCTG GGGGCGACAGACCTGGAGAagcagctggagctgctggaggtggagaacGAGCGTCTGAAGCAGGAGCTGAAGTCATGGAGGAGCTCAGAGCTTCAGAAGCTCGACGCTGCAGCAGAGAcgtgcagctgcagcc aCTGCCCCCACAGCCAG GACGCAGACTCCCTGCGCAGGGAGGTGTCGCGCTGGGAGAACCAGGCCCGGCAGAGGGAGCGTCGTCTGGCTGAGCTGGAGCGAGAGCTGCTGGAGAAGAGCTCCAGGGTGGAGGCTCTCCACCGACAGCTGGATGATTCCACCCGGCAGCTGGAGGAGtcgaggcagaggcaggaagaggctgaGCGGAAACTCGCTCTGCGACTGCACGAGTGCGAGCAGGAGATGGCCAGACAGGCTGCAGCGCCCTCTAGGGTCAAG TACGTGACTCAGACGGTGGAGGTGGAGTCGGCCGACTCGCAGAAAGCTCTGGTTGAGATGCAGACGAAGAACGCCGCCCTGCAGGAGCAGCTTTCTCTCCAGAGGCAACTGCTGAGGGAGCTGGAGACGCAGCTGCACGAGTCGCAGAGGACCTGCGCTCAGCTCAGGACGCAG CTGCTCGCCGATCGAGGCCGTCTCTGCGGCCTCCTCTCCACAACCATCGGCGGAGGGAACAGTGAGGAGGTTCGCAGGTTGTCTAAG ATCCTGGTGTACgagggagagatggagcgaGCGCAGGGTCAGCTGGAGGTGGAGATGCagaacctggaggaggagaagaaccgAGTGATCGAGGAGGCGTTCATCAGAGCCGAGAGCGAGATGAAGGCCGTGCACGAGAACCTGGCAG GAGTGCGTATGAACCTGCTCAGTCTGCAGCCGGCTCTCAGGACTCTCACCTGCGACTACAACTGTCTGAAGCGGCAGGTGCAGGAGTTTCCCTTCATGCTGGATAAAGCCATCACCGAGGCGAAGCAGGAG ATCTGTCAGGTGATCAGCGAGGTGAGCAGCACAAACCAGGATCTGCTGCGTAAATACAAGCGGGAGATGAACCTGAGGAAGAAATGTCACAACGAGCTGGTTCGACTCAAAG GTAACATCCGTGTTTTCTGCCGCGTCCGCCCGGTCagtcaggaggagcaggacgcCGCCGACGCCAAAACCATGCTGAGCTTTGACTCGGATGACGACGCCGTCCTCTACCTCTCCAGCAAGGGCAAGATGATGACTTTTGAACTGGACAAAGTTTTCCCTCCTCGGGCCACGCAGGCGGAG GTGTTTCAGGAAGTGCAGTCTCTGGTCACTTCCTGTATCGACGGCTTTAACGTCTGCATCTTCGCCTACGGACAGACCGGCTCTGGGAAGACCTACACCATGGAG GGCGTAGTGAACGACCCCGGCATCAACCAGCGAGGGCTGCGTCTGCTCTTCTCCGAGGTGACGGAGAAAGCTCCAGACTGGGACTACAAGATCAGCGTCAGCATGGTGGAGATCTACAACGAGACGCTGCG GGACCTGCTGGGCGAGAATCCCACGGACAAACTGGACATAAAGATGAATCCTGACGGCAGCGGACAGCTCTATGTACCCGGACTGACTGAGTTCCCTGTGCAGAGCCCAGAGGACATCAACAGG GTGTTTGAGTTGGGTCACATGAACAGAGCGACGGCCTGCACCAACCTGAACGAACACAGCTCTCGCTCACACGCTCTGCTCATCATCACCGTGTGTGGGTTCAATGCCGCCACTGGAAACCGCAcacaag GTAAACTGAACCTGGTGGACCTGGCGGGCTCGGAGCGGATCGGTAAGTCGGGGGCGGAGGGCAGTCGTCTCAGAGAGGCTCAGTGCATCAACAAATCTCTGTCGGCGCTCGGTGATGTCATCAACGCGCTGCGGAGCAAACATGCCCACGTCCCGTTCAGAAACTCCCGCCTCACctacctgctgcaggactctcTGAGCGGAGACAGCAAGACGCTGATGATGGTGCag GTTTCCCCGTTGCCTAGCAACATAAGCGAGTCGGTCTGCTCGCTGAAGTTCGCTCAGCGCGTTCGCAGCATCGAGCTCAGCTCTTCGTCCTCCAGGAGACACGAGAACTCGTCCACCTCGTCCTCGCCGACGCACGACAGCATCGAG ctcgACTCCCCCCCGGtcacccccctccctctccccatcTCTCGGGCGAGCAGCGCAggctccaccctctcctccgcctccagAACCCCGAGCGGCTCCCGCAGGAGGTCCCAGTCCCAACTGTCCACAg acagacaggtagacagagcCAGCCCATTGGTGGGGGACGGTGGGCAG GACGACTGA
- the kifc3 gene encoding kinesin-like protein KIFC3 isoform X7, with protein MFGTRKTWDLSHAPCLQELWKKDISLDASSLDFLMSDGEDDNSFLSLPNATFSQRPSLTAELTETSAPSQQLLIQKVTWSCWWTPAHTLQDKVCEFQSRLRSEEVTRHLLVQQLQQQSVQEKTCGGGGTVGGVQAPQEERLSAPPNGEQPSDCFSRQEEQLVIRLRTQVEELEKKLLDQTQEVERLRSELGATDLEKQLELLEVENERLKQELKSWRSSELQKLDAAAETCSCSHCPHSQDADSLRREVSRWENQARQRERRLAELERELLEKSSRVEALHRQLDDSTRQLEESRQRQEEAERKLALRLHECEQEMARQAAAPSRVKYVTQTVEVESADSQKALVEMQTKNAALQEQLSLQRQLLRELETQLHESQRTCAQLRTQLLADRGRLCGLLSTTIGGGNSEEVRRLSKILVYEGEMERAQGQLEVEMQNLEEEKNRVIEEAFIRAESEMKAVHENLAGVRMNLLSLQPALRTLTCDYNCLKRQVQEFPFMLDKAITEAKQEICQVISEVSSTNQDLLRKYKREMNLRKKCHNELVRLKGNIRVFCRVRPVSQEEQDAADAKTMLSFDSDDDAVLYLSSKGKMMTFELDKVFPPRATQAEVFQEVQSLVTSCIDGFNVCIFAYGQTGSGKTYTMEGVVNDPGINQRGLRLLFSEVTEKAPDWDYKISVSMVEIYNETLRDLLGENPTDKLDIKMNPDGSGQLYVPGLTEFPVQSPEDINRVFELGHMNRATACTNLNEHSSRSHALLIITVCGFNAATGNRTQGKLNLVDLAGSERIGKSGAEGSRLREAQCINKSLSALGDVINALRSKHAHVPFRNSRLTYLLQDSLSGDSKTLMMVQVSPLPSNISESVCSLKFAQRVRSIELSSSSSRRHENSSTSSSPTHDSIELDSPPVTPLPLPISRASSAGSTLSSASRTPSGSRRRSQSQLSTDRQVDRASPLVGDGGQDD; from the exons ATGTTCGGAACAAGAAAGACCTGGGACCTCAGCCACGCCCCCTGCCTGCAGGAGCTCTGGAAGAAAGACATCTCATTGGACG CGAGCTCACTGGACTTCCTGATGAGTGATGGTGAAGACGACAACTCCTTCCTATCTCTGCCCAATGCTACCTTCTCACAGCGCCCCTCTCTGACCGCAGAGCTGACCGAAACAAGCGCACCCAGCCAGCAGCTGCTCATCCAG AAGGTCACCTGGTCCTGCTGGTGGACTCCTGCCCAC actCTACAGGACAAAGTGTGTGAGTTTCAGTCTCGTCTTCGCTCTGAAGAAGTCACTCGTCACTTGCTcgtccagcagctgcagcagcagagcgtcCAGGAGAAGACGTGTGGAGGAGGCGGGACTGTCGGAGGAGTCCAGGCGCCGCAGGAGGAGCGTCTGTCAGCGCCGCCAAACG gtgaacaaccTTCAGATTGTTTCAGCCGTCAAGAAGAGCAGCTCGTTATTCGGCTGCGCACACAG gtggaggagctggagaagaagctgTTGGATCAGactcaggaggtggagagactTCGCTCAGAGCTG GGGGCGACAGACCTGGAGAagcagctggagctgctggaggtggagaacGAGCGTCTGAAGCAGGAGCTGAAGTCATGGAGGAGCTCAGAGCTTCAGAAGCTCGACGCTGCAGCAGAGAcgtgcagctgcagccactgCCCCCACAGCCAG GACGCAGACTCCCTGCGCAGGGAGGTGTCGCGCTGGGAGAACCAGGCCCGGCAGAGGGAGCGTCGTCTGGCTGAGCTGGAGCGAGAGCTGCTGGAGAAGAGCTCCAGGGTGGAGGCTCTCCACCGACAGCTGGATGATTCCACCCGGCAGCTGGAGGAGtcgaggcagaggcaggaagaggctgaGCGGAAACTCGCTCTGCGACTGCACGAGTGCGAGCAGGAGATGGCCAGACAGGCTGCAGCGCCCTCTAGGGTCAAG TACGTGACTCAGACGGTGGAGGTGGAGTCGGCCGACTCGCAGAAAGCTCTGGTTGAGATGCAGACGAAGAACGCCGCCCTGCAGGAGCAGCTTTCTCTCCAGAGGCAACTGCTGAGGGAGCTGGAGACGCAGCTGCACGAGTCGCAGAGGACCTGCGCTCAGCTCAGGACGCAG CTGCTCGCCGATCGAGGCCGTCTCTGCGGCCTCCTCTCCACAACCATCGGCGGAGGGAACAGTGAGGAGGTTCGCAGGTTGTCTAAG ATCCTGGTGTACgagggagagatggagcgaGCGCAGGGTCAGCTGGAGGTGGAGATGCagaacctggaggaggagaagaaccgAGTGATCGAGGAGGCGTTCATCAGAGCCGAGAGCGAGATGAAGGCCGTGCACGAGAACCTGGCAG GAGTGCGTATGAACCTGCTCAGTCTGCAGCCGGCTCTCAGGACTCTCACCTGCGACTACAACTGTCTGAAGCGGCAGGTGCAGGAGTTTCCCTTCATGCTGGATAAAGCCATCACCGAGGCGAAGCAGGAG ATCTGTCAGGTGATCAGCGAGGTGAGCAGCACAAACCAGGATCTGCTGCGTAAATACAAGCGGGAGATGAACCTGAGGAAGAAATGTCACAACGAGCTGGTTCGACTCAAAG GTAACATCCGTGTTTTCTGCCGCGTCCGCCCGGTCagtcaggaggagcaggacgcCGCCGACGCCAAAACCATGCTGAGCTTTGACTCGGATGACGACGCCGTCCTCTACCTCTCCAGCAAGGGCAAGATGATGACTTTTGAACTGGACAAAGTTTTCCCTCCTCGGGCCACGCAGGCGGAG GTGTTTCAGGAAGTGCAGTCTCTGGTCACTTCCTGTATCGACGGCTTTAACGTCTGCATCTTCGCCTACGGACAGACCGGCTCTGGGAAGACCTACACCATGGAG GGCGTAGTGAACGACCCCGGCATCAACCAGCGAGGGCTGCGTCTGCTCTTCTCCGAGGTGACGGAGAAAGCTCCAGACTGGGACTACAAGATCAGCGTCAGCATGGTGGAGATCTACAACGAGACGCTGCG GGACCTGCTGGGCGAGAATCCCACGGACAAACTGGACATAAAGATGAATCCTGACGGCAGCGGACAGCTCTATGTACCCGGACTGACTGAGTTCCCTGTGCAGAGCCCAGAGGACATCAACAGG GTGTTTGAGTTGGGTCACATGAACAGAGCGACGGCCTGCACCAACCTGAACGAACACAGCTCTCGCTCACACGCTCTGCTCATCATCACCGTGTGTGGGTTCAATGCCGCCACTGGAAACCGCAcacaag GTAAACTGAACCTGGTGGACCTGGCGGGCTCGGAGCGGATCGGTAAGTCGGGGGCGGAGGGCAGTCGTCTCAGAGAGGCTCAGTGCATCAACAAATCTCTGTCGGCGCTCGGTGATGTCATCAACGCGCTGCGGAGCAAACATGCCCACGTCCCGTTCAGAAACTCCCGCCTCACctacctgctgcaggactctcTGAGCGGAGACAGCAAGACGCTGATGATGGTGCag GTTTCCCCGTTGCCTAGCAACATAAGCGAGTCGGTCTGCTCGCTGAAGTTCGCTCAGCGCGTTCGCAGCATCGAGCTCAGCTCTTCGTCCTCCAGGAGACACGAGAACTCGTCCACCTCGTCCTCGCCGACGCACGACAGCATCGAG ctcgACTCCCCCCCGGtcacccccctccctctccccatcTCTCGGGCGAGCAGCGCAggctccaccctctcctccgcctccagAACCCCGAGCGGCTCCCGCAGGAGGTCCCAGTCCCAACTGTCCACAg acagacaggtagacagagcCAGCCCATTGGTGGGGGACGGTGGGCAG GACGACTGA